One genomic segment of Hordeum vulgare subsp. vulgare chromosome 2H, MorexV3_pseudomolecules_assembly, whole genome shotgun sequence includes these proteins:
- the LOC123430363 gene encoding PLAT domain-containing protein 3-like codes for MKLSCLLLVSFFAAAYASSERAIAVAGAGGRGSLLSDPEQQCVYTVYVRTGSIWKGGTDSAIGVTLLGSDGKGIRIGDLAKWGGMMGAGHDYYERGNLDIFSGRGPCMEHAPCWANVTSDGAGAHHGWYCNYVEVTATGPHMGCAQQLFTVEQWLATDASPYRLYATVDNCGHKKAAKGHEARAAAL; via the exons ATGAAGCTCTCGTGCCTTCTCCTCGTCTCCTTTTTTGCCGCG GCGTACGCGTCGTCGGAGAGAGCGATCGCGGTCGCGGGCGCCGGCGGCCGCGGCAGCCTCTTATCGGACCCGGAGCAACAGTGTGTGTACACGGTGTACGTGCGGACGGGATCGATCTGGAAGGGCGGGACGGACTCGGCGATCGGTGTGACGCTGCTGGGCTCGGACGGCAAGGGCATCCGGATCGGTGACCTGGCGAAATGGGGCGGCATGATGGGCGCCGGCCACGACTATTACGAGCGCGGCAACCTCGACATCTTCAGCGGTCGCGGGCCGTGCATGGAGCACGCGCCGTGCTGGGCGAACGTCACATCCGACGGTGCCGGCGCGCACCACGGCTGGTACTGCAACTACGTCGAGGTCACGGCCACGGGGCCCCACATGGGCTGCGCGCAGCAGCTCTTCACGGTCGAGCAGTGGCTCGCCACCGACGCCTCGCCCTACCGCCTCTACGCCACCGTCGACAACTGCGGccacaagaaggcggccaagggccACGAGGCCAGGGCCGCCGCTCTGTGA